A stretch of Synechococcus sp. WH 8020 DNA encodes these proteins:
- a CDS encoding ATP-dependent helicase, with protein sequence MSFLAGLNDAQKRAVDHHEGPLLVVAGAGSGKTRALTHRIAHLIGEHGADPAQILAVTFTNKAAREMKERLELLLAQRLAQSQYGQPWSTLPPVEQRQLRTRIYREITKELWIGTFHALFARMLRFDIDKFKDSEGLTWTKQFSIYDEADAQSLVKEIVTQELQLDPKRFEPKKVRWAISNAKNQGWSPDDLEANAEGQRGKLSADVYRRYRKALAANNALDFDDLLLLPVQLLQQNEQVRGYWFRRFRHVLVDEYQDTNRTQYELIKLLVTDGKEPQQVDDWSGRSVFVVGDADQSIYSFRAADFTILMGFQDDFGDKAPDDVTRTMVKLEENYRSTATILEAANALISNNSERIDKVLRPTRGEGELISLTRCDDEIAEAEAVVHRMRMMEAANPDLSWKDMAVLYRTNAQSRAIEESLVRWRIPYVVVGGLRFYDRREIKDLLGYLRLLINPADTVSLLRVINVPKRGIGKTTIQRLTDAANQLGIPLWDVVSDPEAVRSLGGRSARGLLQFCELINGMKERIHASTPSELIQEVMEKSGYVSELIADGSDEAEERRRNLQELVNAGLQYQEENDEGDLEGFLASAALASDADSKDTAADRVTLMTLHSSKGLEFPVVCLVGLEQGLFPSYRSLDDPASLEEERRLCYVGITRAKERLFISHASERRLWGGMREPAMPSVFLSELPEGLVQGDVPQSGGAALRREQRLERLTRVDRDDSRRVASGGASGAPANAVRRRQAGPAPGKSWSVGDQVVHASFGVGEITHTFGSGEKVSIAVKFAGMGPKILDPRLAPIEPAGG encoded by the coding sequence ATGAGCTTTCTCGCCGGTCTCAATGACGCCCAGAAGCGGGCGGTCGATCACCATGAAGGCCCTCTTCTGGTGGTTGCTGGAGCGGGGAGCGGTAAGACTCGGGCCCTAACCCATCGGATTGCCCACTTAATCGGTGAGCATGGAGCCGATCCGGCCCAGATCTTGGCGGTGACCTTCACCAATAAGGCCGCCCGTGAGATGAAAGAGCGGTTGGAACTGCTTCTGGCGCAACGCTTAGCCCAAAGTCAATACGGTCAACCCTGGAGCACCCTCCCTCCGGTGGAACAGCGTCAGTTACGCACGCGGATTTATCGCGAGATAACGAAAGAACTATGGATCGGCACGTTTCACGCCTTGTTTGCACGAATGTTGCGCTTCGATATCGATAAATTTAAGGATTCTGAAGGCCTTACTTGGACGAAGCAATTCTCTATTTATGACGAGGCAGATGCCCAGAGTTTGGTGAAAGAGATTGTGACCCAAGAGTTGCAGCTTGATCCAAAACGATTTGAGCCCAAAAAAGTGCGCTGGGCGATTAGTAACGCGAAAAACCAAGGCTGGTCTCCTGACGATTTGGAGGCCAATGCCGAGGGGCAACGAGGCAAGCTCAGCGCTGATGTGTACAGGCGTTATCGCAAGGCTCTGGCGGCTAACAATGCCTTGGATTTCGATGATTTACTGCTCCTGCCTGTGCAGTTGCTGCAGCAGAATGAACAAGTGCGTGGGTATTGGTTCCGACGCTTTCGGCACGTGCTTGTTGATGAATATCAAGACACTAATCGCACTCAGTATGAGTTGATCAAATTGTTGGTAACGGACGGGAAAGAGCCGCAACAAGTGGACGATTGGTCAGGCCGATCCGTATTTGTTGTAGGTGATGCTGATCAAAGTATTTACAGCTTTCGTGCCGCAGATTTTACGATTTTGATGGGGTTTCAGGACGACTTTGGTGACAAAGCCCCTGACGATGTGACGCGCACAATGGTGAAGTTAGAGGAGAATTATCGCTCTACCGCCACGATTTTAGAGGCTGCAAATGCCTTGATCTCCAACAACAGCGAGCGGATCGATAAAGTGCTGCGCCCGACGCGTGGTGAGGGTGAGTTGATCTCACTCACGCGCTGCGATGACGAAATTGCCGAAGCGGAAGCTGTGGTGCATCGGATGCGGATGATGGAAGCGGCGAATCCAGATCTCAGCTGGAAAGATATGGCCGTGCTGTATCGCACTAACGCCCAGTCTCGAGCGATCGAAGAATCCCTGGTGCGCTGGCGGATTCCCTATGTAGTGGTCGGGGGGTTGCGTTTCTACGACCGTCGGGAAATTAAAGACTTGTTGGGCTATCTGCGTCTTTTGATCAACCCAGCTGACACCGTCAGCTTGCTGCGAGTGATCAACGTGCCCAAGCGCGGGATCGGTAAAACCACCATTCAGCGTCTCACCGATGCCGCTAATCAGCTAGGGATTCCGCTGTGGGATGTGGTGAGTGATCCCGAGGCGGTTCGTTCTCTGGGTGGCCGTTCCGCCAGGGGGCTGCTGCAGTTTTGTGAGTTGATCAACGGCATGAAGGAGCGCATTCATGCCTCAACCCCATCCGAACTCATCCAAGAGGTGATGGAGAAGAGTGGTTATGTCAGCGAGTTGATCGCTGACGGTTCCGATGAGGCAGAAGAACGTCGCCGCAACCTGCAGGAGCTGGTGAATGCGGGACTCCAATACCAGGAAGAAAATGATGAGGGTGATTTAGAGGGATTTCTAGCTTCAGCTGCGCTCGCAAGTGATGCGGATAGCAAGGACACGGCGGCCGATAGGGTCACCTTGATGACCTTGCACAGCAGTAAGGGGCTTGAATTTCCAGTGGTCTGCCTGGTGGGATTGGAGCAGGGGTTGTTCCCGAGCTATCGCTCCCTGGATGACCCGGCCTCGCTGGAGGAGGAGCGCCGACTTTGCTACGTCGGTATCACCCGCGCCAAAGAACGTTTATTCATCTCCCATGCGAGTGAGCGGCGCTTGTGGGGCGGAATGCGTGAGCCAGCCATGCCCAGCGTCTTTCTGTCCGAATTGCCGGAAGGTCTCGTTCAGGGTGATGTCCCTCAAAGCGGAGGCGCAGCCCTGCGGCGTGAGCAGCGTCTGGAGCGACTCACCCGCGTTGATCGCGATGATTCCCGACGGGTGGCCTCCGGCGGGGCATCGGGAGCGCCAGCCAATGCCGTGCGTCGCCGCCAGGCTGGACCTGCCCCTGGAAAAAGTTGGAGTGTGGGCGATCAGGTGGTCCATGCCAGTTTTGGTGTCGGGGAGATCACCCACACTTTTGGGAGCGGTGAAAAGGTGTCGATTGCCGTGAAGTTTGCGGGTATGGGGCCCAAAATTCTCGACCCGCGCTTGGCACCCATCGAGCCCGCTGGAGGCTGA
- a CDS encoding CCA tRNA nucleotidyltransferase → MERPGLPPQLLPALQALASEAGASRLALVGGAVRDALLHDQHRNPWRDLPDLDLVLEGSASELAAALQRHFGDQRVQEVRVHAAYGTAELSFDGVLLDLAGARQEQYPAPGENPVVTSGSLERDLERRDFTVNAMALELSLSGDREPWLLDPHGGQSHLARRELAFLHASSVADDPTRVIRAARYGARLGFVLAPCALDQLRTTVKRWPWAWRHGQSTEHVPPALGTRLRMELELLFENEPWLKALGLLQEWGALVLLDPLLASNAELIRRLRWASRLRIPLLLALVAASADPVSLALRLQIPLGQQRCLEESISLKHWVHSEVLPQAWVGWSAAQWTEALETRAWSAEAVVLTVAMGVPCWRPMLRWWGRWRKVASPLSAKDLIASGILPGPELGLVLRQERLKMLETMK, encoded by the coding sequence GTGGAGCGTCCAGGTCTTCCACCCCAGCTGTTGCCGGCACTTCAGGCCCTCGCCTCAGAAGCTGGCGCGTCCCGGTTAGCTCTCGTGGGCGGTGCTGTGCGTGATGCCTTGCTGCACGATCAGCACCGTAATCCCTGGCGAGACCTGCCGGATCTGGATTTAGTCCTGGAGGGGTCGGCTTCGGAGTTGGCGGCGGCTCTTCAGCGGCACTTTGGAGATCAGCGGGTTCAGGAGGTGCGTGTTCATGCTGCCTACGGCACAGCTGAGCTGTCCTTCGATGGCGTGTTGCTCGATCTAGCGGGCGCGAGGCAAGAGCAGTACCCGGCACCGGGCGAAAACCCTGTTGTTACGAGTGGCTCCTTGGAGCGAGATCTGGAGCGTCGGGATTTCACGGTGAATGCGATGGCCTTGGAGTTGTCGCTTTCTGGCGATCGTGAGCCCTGGCTCTTGGATCCGCATGGTGGCCAGTCCCACCTTGCTCGCCGTGAACTTGCCTTCTTGCATGCGTCCAGCGTCGCTGATGACCCCACACGGGTTATTCGTGCTGCCCGCTATGGGGCTCGCCTGGGGTTTGTTTTGGCCCCATGTGCGCTTGATCAACTCCGCACAACCGTGAAACGTTGGCCTTGGGCTTGGCGGCATGGTCAATCCACTGAACATGTTCCCCCTGCATTAGGCACACGCTTGCGCATGGAATTGGAGTTGCTGTTTGAGAATGAACCGTGGCTAAAAGCTTTGGGGTTATTGCAGGAATGGGGAGCATTAGTCCTACTCGATCCGCTTTTAGCGTCTAACGCGGAACTGATCCGTCGTTTGCGTTGGGCTTCAAGGTTGAGGATTCCACTCTTGTTGGCTTTGGTGGCTGCATCGGCGGACCCTGTTTCGCTTGCGCTGCGTCTACAGATTCCGCTGGGTCAGCAGCGCTGTTTGGAGGAATCGATCTCCTTGAAACACTGGGTGCACTCAGAAGTGTTGCCACAAGCCTGGGTTGGCTGGAGCGCAGCTCAGTGGACTGAAGCTTTGGAGACTCGGGCTTGGTCAGCTGAGGCTGTTGTCTTAACTGTGGCAATGGGCGTGCCATGTTGGCGCCCGATGTTGCGTTGGTGGGGGCGCTGGCGAAAGGTCGCATCACCTCTCAGTGCAAAAGATTTGATCGCAAGCGGGATCTTGCCTGGGCCAGAGCTTGGCTTGGTTCTGCGTCAAGAAAGGCTAAAGATGTTGGAGACCATGAAATGA
- a CDS encoding glycosyltransferase: protein MSESQRLNLIVFAPTRRATSETFIRANLAGLPMRCIPYFGDEWPLRRPLQALYATAIVLSKVLTRMRLLRAASWPASFVAWFIIRRYRPDAVLAEFGFEAVRVMEACVWSDVPMVAHFRGSDASARSRLGLLEGRYRRLMAIAAGVIVKSRPMADTLLSLGAPPTRVLVSPSGANTAMFHGSDPAAAPPVLLAVGRFVAKKGPLQTLRAFALVCRDPVAAALKPKLWMVGDGPLLPSARSLVLELGLEGQVCFLGVCSQDRVAQLMREVRCFVQHSLVAPDGDSEGNPVAVMEAQLSGLPVVATRHAGIPEVVLEGQSGLLVDEGDEESMAQAMAQFVLDPDLAARFGECGRQRIQEGFTIEHHLHQVTQLLLQVIEDRLERCASPTCQS from the coding sequence ACTCGAAGGGCGACGAGTGAAACGTTTATTCGGGCCAATCTCGCGGGATTGCCCATGCGTTGCATTCCCTATTTCGGCGATGAGTGGCCTCTTCGACGACCTCTTCAGGCGCTGTATGCGACTGCGATCGTCCTGAGCAAGGTGCTCACACGGATGAGGTTGCTACGCGCTGCGTCCTGGCCTGCATCGTTCGTTGCCTGGTTCATCATTCGTCGTTACCGCCCGGACGCAGTGCTGGCGGAATTTGGGTTCGAGGCGGTCAGAGTGATGGAGGCTTGCGTCTGGAGTGACGTCCCGATGGTGGCGCATTTCCGTGGCTCGGACGCTTCAGCTCGTAGTCGGCTTGGGCTTTTGGAGGGGAGGTATCGGCGCTTAATGGCAATCGCGGCTGGGGTGATCGTGAAATCGCGGCCGATGGCCGATACGTTGCTGTCTCTGGGAGCTCCACCGACGCGGGTGTTGGTCAGTCCCTCCGGAGCCAACACCGCGATGTTCCATGGCAGTGATCCGGCAGCGGCTCCACCGGTGTTGCTGGCTGTCGGGCGTTTTGTGGCCAAGAAAGGTCCGCTTCAGACGCTCAGGGCGTTTGCTCTGGTCTGTCGTGATCCTGTTGCGGCCGCTCTGAAGCCCAAGCTCTGGATGGTGGGAGATGGCCCGCTCTTGCCATCAGCACGGTCGCTGGTGTTGGAGCTTGGTCTTGAGGGGCAAGTTTGTTTCTTGGGCGTGTGTTCCCAGGATCGGGTGGCGCAGCTCATGCGCGAGGTGCGGTGTTTTGTACAGCATTCCTTGGTGGCTCCAGATGGCGACAGTGAGGGCAATCCCGTGGCAGTGATGGAGGCCCAGCTCAGTGGTTTGCCCGTGGTGGCCACGCGCCATGCCGGGATACCTGAAGTTGTTCTGGAGGGACAAAGCGGCCTTCTTGTTGATGAAGGCGATGAGGAATCAATGGCACAGGCGATGGCCCAGTTCGTGCTGGATCCTGACCTGGCAGCGCGTTTTGGAGAGTGTGGGCGGCAGCGTATTCAGGAGGGTTTCACGATCGAGCATCATCTCCATCAGGTGACGCAGCTGTTGCTTCAGGTCATCGAGGATCGTCTGGAGCGTTGCGCATCACCGACTTGTCAGTCCTAG
- a CDS encoding ArnT family glycosyltransferase: MLIVWMLIQDLQGINSKPFGSDALQNVRSSVNLFKHGVYSSQPISADVTPGYRREPFPNFFLGLCLRIKDILSPGFLDQVGRPFAESFIAFAKQVNLIWAAVLFVGMWFTTALVVSPLLAAHWLASVEIFLVNKYFVVNEVNRVKTELVVATILVWLGFFLLKAVRSKSWRWFFVAGSVFGLVALTKASAAYVGLVVIPLAAFALSGVRKHFWPLLLAISFGFILTVAPWLVRNQVHFSKPVIAGGGDDVLLIRSVFNQMNARQFGDAFYAYAPEKVRLDLLESWIGLSEADFSCDGRLAVFTRDLECDRQALKEQRYGDVLSFYQRGKRAIPLELSLDKSQKMSLALSQFREKPLNALLTVFPIGWRGFWGFRGETWPGIVLNFTAYLSLLLAPVLALVERRRSWLMVSIVPVSLFAFYSLFSHFLPRYSSPFVPVALICLSMLAVDLVERLSKRLSPGSKPIVRLS; this comes from the coding sequence TTGCTGATCGTCTGGATGTTGATCCAGGATCTTCAGGGCATCAATTCCAAGCCTTTTGGTTCCGATGCACTTCAAAATGTTCGCTCCAGTGTCAATCTTTTCAAGCATGGGGTTTACAGCAGTCAGCCCATCTCTGCAGATGTCACTCCAGGCTATCGACGAGAGCCATTTCCTAACTTCTTTCTGGGCCTTTGTCTGAGAATTAAAGATATTTTGTCTCCAGGCTTTTTGGATCAAGTTGGTCGTCCCTTCGCTGAATCTTTTATCGCTTTTGCTAAGCAGGTGAATTTAATTTGGGCGGCTGTCCTCTTTGTGGGCATGTGGTTTACAACAGCATTGGTCGTTTCTCCATTGTTGGCTGCACACTGGCTAGCTTCTGTTGAGATTTTTTTAGTCAATAAATATTTTGTCGTCAACGAAGTCAATCGTGTAAAAACAGAATTGGTTGTTGCAACTATTCTTGTTTGGCTTGGTTTTTTCTTGTTGAAGGCGGTGCGTTCGAAATCTTGGCGCTGGTTCTTCGTTGCTGGTTCAGTCTTTGGACTCGTGGCCTTGACGAAAGCGTCAGCCGCATACGTGGGCTTGGTCGTGATCCCATTGGCAGCGTTTGCTTTGTCCGGAGTCCGCAAGCATTTCTGGCCGTTGCTGCTTGCGATTTCGTTCGGATTCATTCTGACAGTAGCGCCATGGTTGGTTCGGAATCAAGTGCATTTCTCGAAGCCTGTGATCGCTGGGGGTGGTGACGATGTGTTGCTGATTCGATCAGTTTTTAATCAGATGAATGCTCGGCAGTTTGGTGACGCTTTTTATGCTTATGCTCCAGAAAAAGTGCGTCTTGATTTGCTGGAATCTTGGATTGGGCTTTCGGAGGCAGACTTCTCGTGTGATGGAAGGCTTGCGGTTTTTACCCGGGATCTTGAGTGCGATCGTCAAGCCTTAAAGGAGCAGCGTTACGGGGATGTTCTTTCATTTTATCAGCGTGGAAAAAGGGCTATACCGCTTGAACTATCTCTTGATAAGTCGCAAAAGATGTCATTGGCATTGAGTCAATTTCGAGAGAAGCCTCTCAATGCATTGTTGACAGTTTTCCCGATTGGCTGGAGGGGTTTTTGGGGGTTCCGTGGCGAAACATGGCCAGGCATTGTGTTGAATTTCACAGCTTATTTATCTCTTCTTCTGGCTCCAGTTCTGGCATTGGTTGAACGGCGACGTTCTTGGCTGATGGTTTCGATTGTGCCAGTTTCTTTGTTTGCTTTCTACAGCTTATTTAGTCATTTCTTGCCACGCTATTCATCTCCTTTCGTTCCTGTTGCATTGATCTGCCTTTCGATGTTGGCTGTGGATCTTGTGGAAAGGCTTTCAAAGCGTCTGAGTCCAGGGTCAAAACCCATCGTGCGATTGTCTTGA
- a CDS encoding glycosyltransferase family 2 protein, producing the protein MKTSIIIPCYNEKHAIRETIECIWTVVRKSNIKNVEIIAVNDGSTDGSKHVLNSLAAESQAGELLVIHHNRNQGYGAALKTGIRRSQSDYICITDADGTYPNERIPELIRKITSNDLDMVVGARIGENVDYSKIRSIPKMILVPWVSFLCGTEVPDMNSGLRIFRRDRSLHFLKLLPDGFSFTTTITICLLRNRYAVEFIPISYTKRIGKSHIKPIRDTLRFTQLILRTGMYFAPMRLLAPLIAVLAVLFTISGIYDLTALNNLTDKTVLLGFASLNVFLFALLADMIDKRSD; encoded by the coding sequence ATGAAGACCTCAATAATCATTCCTTGTTACAACGAAAAACACGCGATTCGCGAGACGATCGAGTGCATTTGGACAGTCGTTCGAAAGTCCAACATCAAGAATGTAGAGATCATTGCTGTCAATGATGGATCCACGGATGGATCCAAACATGTCCTGAATTCCTTAGCAGCCGAAAGCCAAGCTGGCGAATTACTCGTCATACATCACAACCGAAATCAGGGATATGGAGCCGCCCTGAAAACCGGAATCCGGCGAAGCCAGAGCGATTACATTTGCATCACTGATGCTGACGGCACCTATCCCAATGAGCGCATACCGGAACTGATTCGAAAGATCACCAGCAATGATCTCGACATGGTGGTTGGCGCGAGAATTGGAGAGAACGTTGATTACTCCAAGATCCGCTCAATTCCGAAAATGATCCTGGTTCCATGGGTGTCATTCCTCTGCGGCACAGAAGTCCCTGATATGAATTCAGGCCTGAGAATTTTCAGACGAGATCGATCACTTCATTTCCTCAAGCTCCTGCCTGACGGTTTCAGCTTCACCACCACCATTACCATTTGCCTGCTGCGCAATCGTTACGCCGTCGAGTTCATACCGATCAGCTACACCAAACGAATTGGCAAGAGCCATATCAAACCAATTAGAGACACATTGCGCTTCACTCAATTAATCTTGCGAACAGGAATGTACTTTGCACCAATGCGCCTTCTCGCGCCATTGATTGCAGTATTAGCAGTTCTTTTTACAATCAGTGGGATTTACGATTTAACCGCTCTCAACAACCTTACTGACAAGACAGTACTGCTGGGATTTGCAAGCCTAAATGTCTTCTTATTTGCTCTCCTCGCCGACATGATCGACAAGCGATCTGATTGA
- a CDS encoding KpsF/GutQ family sugar-phosphate isomerase, translating to MKGLSALTRCLQEESAAIADAAAHLSSEDVEGALGLLERCADRKAKLVITGVGKSGIVARKIAATFSSIGLMALYLNPLDALHGDLGVVASDDVCFLLSNSGETSELLDLLPHLKRRGTARIALVGQADSSLARGSDVTLAAFVNREICPLNLAPTASTAVAMAIGDALAAVWMERRGISPADFALNHPAGSLGKQLTMTVADLMVPAANLPPLQAKTKLSDVIGKLTQGAIGSGWVEDPTAPKHLLGLITDGDLRRGLRAHGADQWALLTAQDLMTTDPITVTAEMLAVEAIQTMEHNRRKPISVMPVVNANGEFQGLLRLHDLVQAGLA from the coding sequence ATGAAAGGCTTGTCCGCACTCACACGCTGCTTGCAGGAAGAGTCGGCAGCGATCGCCGATGCTGCTGCGCACCTCAGCAGTGAGGACGTGGAGGGAGCGCTGGGATTGTTAGAGCGTTGTGCTGACCGCAAAGCCAAGCTGGTGATTACTGGAGTCGGCAAAAGCGGAATTGTGGCTCGCAAAATCGCAGCTACGTTTTCCTCGATCGGCTTGATGGCCCTCTACCTCAACCCCCTTGACGCCCTCCATGGCGATCTCGGGGTAGTGGCCTCGGATGATGTTTGCTTTTTACTGTCTAACAGTGGCGAAACCAGCGAGTTACTGGACCTTCTTCCCCATTTAAAACGTCGAGGCACCGCACGAATTGCGCTCGTTGGTCAAGCGGACTCATCCTTAGCCCGAGGCAGTGATGTGACGCTTGCAGCCTTTGTGAATCGAGAAATCTGTCCGCTCAATCTTGCGCCGACCGCAAGCACAGCCGTCGCCATGGCGATCGGCGATGCCCTCGCCGCCGTCTGGATGGAACGACGTGGAATTTCACCAGCCGATTTCGCTCTCAACCACCCGGCTGGCTCCCTGGGCAAGCAACTCACCATGACGGTGGCCGATCTGATGGTGCCAGCCGCAAACCTGCCCCCTCTGCAAGCCAAGACAAAACTGTCTGACGTGATCGGCAAACTCACGCAAGGTGCAATCGGCAGCGGTTGGGTCGAAGACCCGACCGCCCCAAAGCATCTCCTGGGTTTGATCACCGATGGAGATCTGCGACGAGGTCTGCGTGCTCACGGCGCCGACCAATGGGCCTTGCTCACAGCACAGGATTTGATGACGACAGACCCGATCACCGTGACGGCAGAGATGCTGGCCGTTGAAGCCATTCAGACCATGGAACACAACCGGCGCAAACCCATTTCTGTGATGCCGGTGGTGAATGCCAACGGCGAATTTCAAGGGTTGCTGCGCCTGCACGACTTGGTACAAGCGGGGCTTGCATGA
- the kdsB gene encoding 3-deoxy-manno-octulosonate cytidylyltransferase codes for MKHGSLIQRSVVAVPARLESSRLPDKVLADIGGKPMIQRVLERCAQAEGPAAVVLCTDSERLQRLAAGWGYSVVMTAETCSSGSDRIASVADQLVALAWGEQTESWDAAQRQQRLVSTAVINVQGDQPFLDSAVVSQMVAEFGKRDPVPAVVTPVYRLSAATIHNPAVVKTLLAHDGRALYFSRSAVPHVRDVDPADWHQHAPYWGHVGMYGFRGDVLAGWDQLPSSPLEDLERLEQLRLIEAGHTITTFTVEGTSLSVDTPEQLDEARRLADSSD; via the coding sequence ATGAAACACGGTTCTTTGATTCAGCGGTCTGTGGTGGCGGTGCCGGCGCGCCTGGAGTCCTCCCGCCTTCCCGACAAGGTATTGGCTGACATCGGCGGCAAGCCCATGATCCAGAGGGTGCTTGAACGGTGTGCTCAAGCGGAGGGGCCAGCCGCTGTGGTGCTTTGCACGGATAGTGAGCGGTTGCAGCGTTTGGCGGCGGGTTGGGGGTATTCCGTGGTGATGACTGCGGAGACCTGCAGTTCCGGCAGTGACCGGATTGCCTCTGTGGCGGATCAGCTGGTGGCGTTGGCTTGGGGAGAGCAGACGGAGTCCTGGGATGCTGCACAGCGGCAGCAGCGGTTGGTGAGCACCGCCGTGATCAATGTGCAGGGAGATCAGCCTTTTCTGGATTCCGCTGTGGTGTCGCAGATGGTGGCGGAGTTTGGCAAGCGTGATCCGGTGCCGGCGGTGGTGACTCCCGTGTATCGCCTCTCCGCCGCCACCATCCACAATCCAGCGGTGGTGAAGACATTGCTGGCCCATGATGGCCGGGCCCTGTATTTCTCGCGCTCAGCGGTGCCCCATGTGCGAGATGTGGATCCTGCTGATTGGCATCAGCACGCCCCTTACTGGGGGCATGTGGGGATGTATGGCTTCCGTGGAGATGTGCTTGCGGGGTGGGATCAGTTGCCCTCCTCGCCGCTTGAAGATTTGGAACGGTTGGAGCAGCTGCGCTTGATTGAGGCGGGCCATACGATCACCACCTTCACAGTGGAAGGCACATCGTTGTCTGTAGATACGCCGGAGCAGCTGGATGAGGCACGTCGCCTTGCGGATTCATCCGATTGA
- a CDS encoding KdsC family phosphatase, translating to MKKLLREWQWQRQRQALQDLELLVLDVDGVLTDGGLWIDAQGQLLKRFDVRDGLGLRLLQGVGVNLALLSGGQGGATEARAKQLGIRDCLVGIKDKPVALADLQQRLGVTPERTGYLGDDLNDLAVRRSVGLLLAPSDACRPLRQQADAVLNGQGGHGAVRELAERILQARGAWKQLKEQGWRDRND from the coding sequence ATGAAAAAGCTCCTGCGTGAATGGCAATGGCAACGGCAACGCCAAGCCCTCCAAGACCTTGAATTGCTAGTGCTGGACGTGGATGGAGTGCTGACCGATGGAGGCCTTTGGATCGATGCCCAGGGGCAACTTCTGAAACGTTTTGACGTCCGCGATGGACTCGGATTACGCCTGCTTCAAGGCGTTGGCGTGAACCTGGCCTTGCTGAGTGGTGGCCAAGGTGGCGCGACGGAAGCCAGAGCCAAACAGCTCGGCATCCGTGATTGCTTGGTGGGTATCAAGGACAAACCGGTGGCGCTGGCAGATCTGCAACAACGCTTGGGGGTGACACCCGAACGCACCGGATACCTCGGCGATGACCTCAATGATCTGGCCGTGCGCCGCAGCGTGGGACTGCTCCTCGCCCCCAGTGACGCCTGCCGGCCACTCCGCCAGCAAGCCGATGCAGTGCTGAATGGCCAGGGAGGCCATGGTGCCGTGCGCGAACTGGCGGAGCGAATTCTTCAGGCTCGTGGGGCCTGGAAGCAACTGAAGGAACAGGGGTGGAGGGATCGCAACGACTGA
- the kdsA gene encoding 3-deoxy-8-phosphooctulonate synthase → MAASSVALGTIRFANDAPFVLIGGVNVLESREFALEVAGHYKTVCAELGIPLVFKASYDKANRSSIHSYRGPGLEKGLAILQAVKDTHSIPVITDVHSPDEAAPAAEVCDIIQLPAFLARQTDLVQAMARTRSVINIKKPQFLSPSQMANLVEKFQECGNEQLLICERGSNFGYDNLVVDMLGFGVMKQCCNHRPLIFDVTHALQCRDPGGAASSGRRNQVVELARAGIAVGLAGLFLESHPDPDQARCDGPSALPLAQLKGFLSQVKAIDDVVKSLPILDIH, encoded by the coding sequence ATGGCCGCAAGCAGCGTCGCGTTGGGCACCATCCGTTTTGCAAACGACGCGCCCTTCGTGCTGATCGGCGGTGTGAATGTGCTCGAATCGCGCGAGTTCGCCCTCGAAGTGGCTGGTCACTACAAGACGGTGTGCGCTGAACTGGGCATCCCCCTGGTGTTCAAAGCCTCCTACGACAAAGCCAATCGCTCCTCGATTCACTCCTACCGAGGCCCAGGCCTTGAGAAAGGCCTAGCGATTCTGCAAGCGGTGAAGGACACTCACTCCATTCCGGTGATTACGGATGTGCACAGCCCGGACGAGGCAGCACCTGCAGCTGAAGTGTGCGACATCATCCAACTTCCAGCCTTCTTGGCGCGGCAGACCGATTTAGTGCAAGCGATGGCCCGAACGAGGTCGGTGATCAATATCAAGAAACCACAGTTCCTCAGCCCCTCGCAGATGGCGAACCTGGTGGAAAAATTCCAGGAATGCGGCAATGAGCAGCTGCTGATTTGTGAACGAGGCAGCAACTTTGGGTACGACAATCTCGTGGTCGACATGCTCGGCTTTGGTGTGATGAAACAGTGCTGCAATCACCGCCCCCTGATCTTTGACGTGACCCATGCCCTGCAGTGCCGCGACCCTGGTGGTGCCGCCTCGAGCGGCCGCCGTAACCAGGTGGTGGAGCTAGCCCGAGCCGGCATCGCCGTTGGCCTAGCAGGACTGTTCCTCGAATCCCATCCCGATCCGGATCAGGCCCGCTGCGATGGCCCCAGCGCGCTTCCCTTAGCGCAACTGAAGGGTTTCCTCAGTCAAGTAAAAGCTATTGATGACGTCGTGAAATCGTTACCGATATTGGATATTCATTGA